A window of Onychostoma macrolepis isolate SWU-2019 chromosome 01, ASM1243209v1, whole genome shotgun sequence contains these coding sequences:
- the zgc:175214 gene encoding RING finger protein 122 isoform X1, whose amino-acid sequence MQPFQWCNGCLCGLGLQHSDCDMSEEDIYRLPLNVYVIVLGIGMFIFMLSVIFCCYLFRLKQQGTREQYSYNEVVLKGAGKKLSLLGQPCAVCLEEFKTRDELGICPCSHTFHKKCLLKWLEIRSVCPMCNKPIMRLHNADSPRGAEGLQDPEEV is encoded by the exons ATGCAACCATTCCAATGGTGTAACG gcTGCCTCTGTGGTCTAGGGCTGCAGCATTCAGACTGTGATATGTCAGAGGAAGACATCTACCGTCTGCCGCTCAACGTGTACGTCATTGTACTGGGCATAGGCATGTTCATCTTCATGCTCAGTGTAATCTTCTGCTGCTATCTGTTCAG ATTGAAACAGCAAGGTACAAGGGAGCAGTACAGCTACAATGAG GTGGTGTTGAAAGGTGCAGGAAAGAAGCTGAGCCTGCTGGGA CAGCCCTGTGCCGTGTGTCTAGAGGAATTCAAGACCAGAGACGAGCTGGGCATCTGCCCATGTTCACACACCTTCCATAAGAA GTGCCTGCTGAAATGGCTAGAGATCCGCAGCGTCTGCCCAATGTGCAATAAACCCATCATGCGTCTCCACAACGCCGACTCCCCTCGAGGAGCAGAAGGGCTGCAAGACCCTGAGGAGGTGTGA
- the zgc:175214 gene encoding RING finger protein 122 isoform X2 — MSEEDIYRLPLNVYVIVLGIGMFIFMLSVIFCCYLFRLKQQGTREQYSYNEVVLKGAGKKLSLLGQPCAVCLEEFKTRDELGICPCSHTFHKKCLLKWLEIRSVCPMCNKPIMRLHNADSPRGAEGLQDPEEV, encoded by the exons ATGTCAGAGGAAGACATCTACCGTCTGCCGCTCAACGTGTACGTCATTGTACTGGGCATAGGCATGTTCATCTTCATGCTCAGTGTAATCTTCTGCTGCTATCTGTTCAG ATTGAAACAGCAAGGTACAAGGGAGCAGTACAGCTACAATGAG GTGGTGTTGAAAGGTGCAGGAAAGAAGCTGAGCCTGCTGGGA CAGCCCTGTGCCGTGTGTCTAGAGGAATTCAAGACCAGAGACGAGCTGGGCATCTGCCCATGTTCACACACCTTCCATAAGAA GTGCCTGCTGAAATGGCTAGAGATCCGCAGCGTCTGCCCAATGTGCAATAAACCCATCATGCGTCTCCACAACGCCGACTCCCCTCGAGGAGCAGAAGGGCTGCAAGACCCTGAGGAGGTGTGA